A genomic window from Tolypothrix sp. PCC 7910 includes:
- a CDS encoding T3SS effector HopA1 family protein, translating to MQLLKLTQFQLKNHLTGQLLDVLQDIVHKITIKSDFSIHHPNYKPLELPSEVIERFQKMPIQMQQKYLSLQLQSFLYGIYYNGSMRTALALNSKGNALPFDLENNTVMGIDVNFYEQLHQSNYGAGYFDSGWSVIREETDKSLAVTKGGLRLHIHRHKHLQAIEQAAVVGDLVSIRMPKNRVQNGFYMAVSNLGFPSLTNPKNFIATVRIYFNLSPEGAVEVMRSLTQSLNELPIAFSFKVLYNPKEYGRHDSGVLYFDKSDYQVVREVLQIVYQENKLHFQPEVPLFTMQLQPGLGLAEEPDQKFAEHESFGMNRCQIVANGLLTAWYQGDDSPGGRMQAIDQEFSRLGIDLQRTYLNANSEDIYQFLN from the coding sequence ATGCAATTATTAAAGTTGACGCAATTTCAGTTAAAAAATCATTTAACTGGTCAATTACTGGATGTGCTGCAAGATATTGTACATAAAATTACAATCAAATCTGATTTTTCCATTCATCATCCAAACTACAAACCTTTGGAATTACCATCTGAAGTCATTGAACGGTTTCAGAAAATGCCAATTCAGATGCAGCAGAAATATCTGAGTCTGCAACTGCAGAGTTTTCTTTATGGGATTTATTACAACGGTTCAATGCGAACTGCACTGGCTCTAAATAGCAAAGGAAATGCCTTACCCTTTGATTTAGAAAATAATACTGTCATGGGGATAGATGTCAATTTTTATGAGCAATTACATCAAAGTAATTATGGCGCAGGCTATTTTGATTCAGGCTGGTCTGTAATCAGAGAAGAAACAGATAAAAGTTTAGCTGTAACTAAAGGTGGTTTGAGGTTACATATTCATCGACATAAACATCTTCAAGCTATTGAACAAGCTGCTGTAGTAGGTGATTTAGTATCTATCCGAATGCCGAAGAATCGGGTACAAAATGGCTTTTATATGGCAGTTAGCAATCTCGGTTTTCCCAGTCTTACCAATCCTAAAAATTTTATAGCCACTGTACGAATATATTTCAATTTAAGTCCTGAAGGGGCTGTGGAAGTCATGAGAAGCCTAACACAGAGTTTAAATGAATTACCAATTGCTTTTAGCTTTAAAGTTTTATATAATCCCAAAGAATATGGACGGCATGACTCTGGAGTTTTATATTTTGATAAAAGCGATTATCAAGTAGTTAGGGAAGTTTTGCAGATTGTTTATCAAGAAAATAAATTACATTTTCAGCCAGAAGTTCCCTTATTCACAATGCAGCTGCAACCAGGCTTGGGTTTAGCAGAAGAACCAGACCAAAAGTTTGCTGAACATGAAAGCTTTGGGATGAATCGCTGTCAAATTGTCGCCAATGGGTTACTGACAGCTTGGTATCAAGGTGATGACTCTCCAGGAGGACGGATGCAAGCTATTGATCAGGAATTTTCGCGCTTGGGTATTGATTTGCAGCGTACCTATTTAAATGCTAATTCTGAAGACATTTACCAGTTTTTGAACTGA
- a CDS encoding aldo/keto reductase: MLITDLASQLVVETNQNPCPNPPFPESDLPFYRQLGRTDLTVSCLGLGGGGSISSEDTLYAFDQGINYFFYSSDLHHYIYSSMAGALRQLCGRSSAMREQVVLATVTYIKNPEMAIASLFDQFVDLQIDYIDVFFWGWIGVKDGSALQDCLQLSPDLRGPNSVYQRSIEKMLGISERLKKMGAVRYIGASFHDINLAQQWSNSPLLDVVMLRHNIAHRSAQRQIFNQLDSQNPHRPGIVTFKSTGSHTGVLWDAPQDLPTGCWKPLVPDLYRYSLSQNCVDVCLTGWRYRQEIDAAIAAIQKGKLSPAEINYLNIYGDLHRNKLSLADISPENLIYRS; this comes from the coding sequence ATGCTAATCACAGATCTTGCTTCCCAGCTTGTAGTAGAAACAAATCAAAATCCTTGTCCCAATCCTCCATTCCCAGAATCAGATCTACCTTTTTATCGCCAACTGGGACGAACTGACCTAACAGTTAGCTGTTTAGGTTTAGGCGGTGGTGGTAGCATTTCCAGTGAAGATACCCTTTACGCTTTTGACCAAGGAATTAACTACTTTTTTTATTCCAGCGACTTGCATCACTATATTTATAGTTCAATGGCTGGTGCATTACGGCAACTATGTGGACGTAGTTCTGCAATGCGAGAGCAAGTTGTACTAGCAACAGTCACTTATATCAAAAATCCAGAAATGGCGATCGCGTCTTTGTTCGATCAATTTGTCGATTTGCAAATTGATTATATAGATGTGTTTTTTTGGGGCTGGATTGGTGTTAAAGATGGATCAGCTTTACAAGATTGTTTGCAGCTTTCTCCTGATTTAAGAGGGCCTAATTCTGTATATCAGCGTAGCATTGAAAAAATGCTGGGTATCTCAGAACGCCTGAAAAAAATGGGAGCAGTTCGTTATATTGGTGCTTCTTTTCATGATATAAATCTTGCTCAACAGTGGTCTAACAGTCCTCTGTTGGATGTAGTCATGCTCAGACACAATATTGCTCATCGGTCTGCACAAAGGCAGATATTTAATCAGCTAGACTCCCAAAACCCTCATCGTCCTGGCATTGTGACGTTTAAATCTACAGGTTCTCATACAGGAGTACTTTGGGATGCGCCGCAAGACTTACCAACAGGTTGTTGGAAACCCTTAGTACCAGATTTATATCGCTACTCTTTAAGCCAGAATTGTGTCGATGTTTGTTTAACCGGATGGCGATATCGACAAGAAATTGATGCTGCGATCGCAGCTATCCAAAAAGGTAAGCTTTCTCCAGCAGAAATTAACTACCTAAATATCTACGGAGATTTACATCGCAACAAACTTTCTCTTGCAGATATTTCCCCAGAAAACTTAATTTATCGTTCCTAA
- a CDS encoding peptidylprolyl isomerase, with product MLDSIPQLTFPKITPASDEDILAYLRHSFTIATIAAAAEQNTYILKVCEHLGITVTDEELQAAGDLFRQNHKLLGVSETIAWLTQQRITAEDWTQGIRLSLLTQKLKEHLFGENVGAHYINNRDNYQRVALSQILVKNLTTANNIVQLLQANQVSFPALALEYSQGKQSKENGGFVGIRFLAELLPEIATAITDVHEGEIVGPIQTPIGYHILRIEKWLPANLSEIREEILESLFQAWLQTKQLS from the coding sequence ATGCTAGATTCCATACCACAATTAACATTCCCAAAAATTACACCCGCCTCAGATGAAGATATCCTCGCTTACTTGCGTCATTCTTTTACAATTGCAACAATAGCAGCCGCCGCAGAACAGAATACTTACATACTCAAAGTATGTGAACATTTGGGAATTACTGTGACTGATGAAGAATTGCAAGCAGCAGGCGATTTATTTCGCCAAAATCACAAACTGCTAGGAGTTTCCGAAACAATAGCATGGCTGACACAGCAACGGATTACCGCAGAAGATTGGACACAGGGAATTCGGTTATCTCTACTCACTCAAAAATTAAAAGAACATCTATTTGGTGAGAACGTTGGTGCTCATTACATTAACAACCGTGATAATTATCAGCGTGTAGCTTTGTCACAGATTCTAGTCAAGAACTTAACAACGGCAAATAATATTGTTCAACTTCTACAAGCAAATCAGGTATCATTCCCTGCTTTAGCATTGGAATATTCGCAAGGAAAACAATCAAAAGAAAATGGTGGTTTTGTTGGTATCCGTTTCTTGGCTGAATTATTACCAGAGATAGCAACGGCTATTACTGATGTCCATGAAGGCGAAATAGTTGGGCCAATTCAAACTCCAATTGGTTATCACATCCTCCGCATTGAAAAGTGGCTACCTGCAAATTTAAGTGAGATTAGAGAAGAAATTTTAGAATCTCTCTTTCAAGCTTGGCTACAAACCAAACAACTTTCCTAA
- a CDS encoding peptidylprolyl isomerase: MSYPITITSEDILHQIKLTCKIPEIAEQILNRKVIVSAAEEAGIQVEVEELQNTADQIRLANKLNSADDTWQWLEKNALSLDDFEEIIYQTIISNKLAFYLFADKIEPYFFEHQLDYFSAVMYEVILDDEDLAIELFYAIQEGEISFYDVAHKYIQDTEQRRKLGYKGVVKRHDMKSEISAMVFAAQPPQIIKPIVTSSGIHLILVEEIIQPQLDDHIRTKIFTELFSEWLKHKTESINWLLSVSPELV; encoded by the coding sequence ATGTCATATCCCATCACTATTACTAGTGAAGATATTCTTCATCAAATCAAGTTAACTTGTAAAATACCTGAGATAGCCGAACAAATTCTTAACCGTAAAGTAATTGTATCTGCTGCTGAGGAAGCTGGAATCCAAGTAGAGGTTGAAGAACTACAAAATACAGCAGATCAAATTCGGTTAGCGAACAAACTCAATAGTGCTGATGATACTTGGCAATGGCTAGAAAAAAATGCTCTTTCATTAGATGATTTTGAGGAAATTATTTATCAGACGATTATCTCTAATAAATTAGCGTTTTATCTGTTTGCAGATAAAATTGAACCATACTTCTTTGAACATCAACTAGATTACTTTAGTGCCGTGATGTATGAAGTTATCTTAGATGATGAAGATTTGGCAATAGAACTATTTTATGCCATTCAAGAGGGTGAAATTAGTTTTTATGATGTTGCTCACAAATACATTCAAGACACAGAGCAAAGGCGAAAATTAGGATATAAAGGTGTAGTCAAACGCCATGACATGAAATCGGAAATTTCCGCTATGGTATTTGCTGCCCAACCACCACAGATAATTAAGCCAATTGTGACATCCTCTGGTATACATCTCATACTTGTAGAAGAAATCATCCAGCCACAATTAGATGATCATATTCGTACTAAAATTTTCACCGAATTATTCTCTGAATGGCTCAAGCACAAAACTGAATCGATCAATTGGTTACTCTCAGTTTCACCAGAGTTAGTCTAA
- a CDS encoding HlyD family efflux transporter periplasmic adaptor subunit produces MTDIMNGRVKNPLIEDVYHAETLPPPPPVIIKDDWSEITKESLESLPQVWTRGLLYFLVIFVSIILPWAILSKVDETGTARGRIEPKDKTIKLDAPVAGTVAEIRVKEGDSVKSGQILLMLESELVKSELRQTQDKLEGQLNRISQLHSSQNQLIVSLTTQQQQNQSQQLEKESQVDQARQYITTLKNAYELQKDERLSQLKQAQQTLENSRTVNTLMASTLASTQREVQRYRKLNQEGIIPEVNLVEKQDIAKDKQKLYEQSKSDIEQSKLRLLEQQSSYKRNNRQAHADIEQAQLRLKEQERGYQTLVRSGQLAVLKIIEQQKNLDTEITSLEAEIAQTKSQIASLKFQLGQREIRANVSGKLFQLPIQKAGSVVQAGTMVAEIAPINSPLIIRAQMATTESGFLQKGLPVKLKFDAYPFQDYGILSGELIKISPTTTEIDTPNGKVAAYNLEISLNQNCLPAANKCIILHPGDTATAEVIVRQRRIIDFLIDPFKKLQQGGVKL; encoded by the coding sequence ATGACAGATATCATGAATGGACGGGTTAAAAACCCCTTAATAGAAGATGTATATCATGCAGAAACTTTACCACCCCCACCACCAGTAATAATCAAAGATGATTGGTCGGAAATAACCAAAGAATCCCTTGAAAGCTTACCTCAAGTTTGGACAAGAGGATTACTATATTTTTTAGTGATTTTTGTATCAATCATCTTACCTTGGGCAATCTTATCAAAAGTAGATGAAACTGGTACAGCAAGAGGAAGAATTGAACCGAAAGACAAAACAATTAAACTTGATGCTCCTGTTGCGGGAACTGTTGCTGAAATTCGGGTTAAAGAAGGTGATTCAGTTAAATCTGGGCAGATTTTATTAATGTTAGAATCGGAATTAGTAAAATCTGAATTGCGTCAAACTCAGGATAAATTAGAAGGACAATTAAATCGCATATCTCAATTGCATTCATCTCAAAATCAGTTAATTGTATCTTTGACAACTCAACAGCAACAAAATCAATCTCAACAGTTAGAGAAAGAGTCTCAAGTTGACCAAGCAAGACAGTATATTACTACTTTGAAAAATGCTTATGAATTACAAAAAGATGAGAGGTTATCACAGCTCAAGCAAGCACAACAAACTCTAGAAAATAGTCGAACTGTAAATACTTTAATGGCAAGTACTTTAGCTAGTACTCAACGCGAAGTACAACGTTACAGGAAGTTAAATCAAGAGGGAATTATTCCAGAAGTTAACCTTGTAGAAAAGCAAGATATAGCTAAAGACAAGCAAAAGTTGTATGAGCAAAGTAAATCAGATATTGAACAATCTAAATTACGTTTACTAGAACAACAGAGTAGTTATAAAAGAAATAACCGCCAAGCTCATGCAGATATTGAACAGGCACAATTGCGACTAAAAGAACAAGAAAGAGGTTATCAAACTTTAGTTCGTTCTGGTCAGTTAGCCGTACTAAAAATTATCGAACAACAGAAAAATTTAGATACAGAAATTACTTCATTAGAGGCAGAAATTGCTCAAACTAAAAGCCAGATCGCATCCTTGAAATTTCAGTTGGGACAGAGAGAAATTAGAGCTAATGTAAGTGGTAAACTGTTTCAGTTGCCAATTCAAAAAGCTGGCTCTGTAGTGCAAGCTGGCACAATGGTGGCGGAAATTGCACCGATAAATTCACCTTTAATAATCCGCGCACAAATGGCAACTACCGAAAGTGGTTTTTTACAAAAAGGACTACCTGTAAAATTAAAGTTTGATGCTTATCCATTTCAGGATTATGGTATTCTCTCAGGAGAGTTAATTAAGATTTCTCCGACTACAACAGAGATTGATACACCTAATGGCAAGGTAGCCGCTTATAACTTAGAAATTTCCTTAAACCAAAATTGTCTTCCTGCTGCTAATAAATGTATTATCTTGCATCCAGGAGATACAGCTACTGCTGAGGTGATTGTACGCCAGCGCCGGATTATTGATTTTCTCATCGATCCGTTTAAGAAATTACAACAAGGTGGCGTAAAACTTTAG